The segment CCAGTTGTTCTGAGTGAGGTGATCCAGGCCTTTTCCGTGCCGGAGAATGCAGCCCGCATGGAGGAAGCCAGAGAGAGCGCCTGCAACGACATGGGCAAGATGCTGCAGCTTGTGCTGCCTGTGGCCACCCAAATCCAGCAGGAGGTCATCAAAGCATATGGGTTCAACAATGAGGGAGAAGGTGACAGAAAATATGCAACACGCCACTGCCGAGAAAGACATGTATAGTAAGTTATTGTTATTAGAAGTAAtcgctttgttttgtttttttcaggtgTACTGAAATTCGCTCGACTAGTAAAGATGTATGAAACTCAGGACCCAGAG is part of the Triplophysa dalaica isolate WHDGS20190420 chromosome 13, ASM1584641v1, whole genome shotgun sequence genome and harbors:
- the grcc10 gene encoding protein C10, whose translation is MASAPAQQPTLTVEQARVVLSEVIQAFSVPENAARMEEARESACNDMGKMLQLVLPVATQIQQEVIKAYGFNNEGEGVLKFARLVKMYETQDPEIAAMSVKLKSILLPPLSTPPIGSGIPTS